Proteins co-encoded in one Methanosarcinales archaeon Met12 genomic window:
- a CDS encoding ferritin family protein, giving the protein MKNTIQNLTKAFIGESQARNRYTFYSKIAKKEGFEQIAEIFLVSAENEKEHASWLFKLINELKKKSDENLDEIKVEASAPTVLGTTAENLKDAIAGEHHEHTEMYPEFADTAEEEGFPEIARRLRAIAKAEEHHEERYKKLLKEVEAGTIFKKTREVDWVCLECGYVHFGTEPPERCPSCDHGRSFYQVKCEEY; this is encoded by the coding sequence ATGAAAAACACAATCCAAAATTTAACAAAAGCATTTATTGGCGAAAGCCAGGCAAGGAATAGATACACTTTCTATTCTAAAATCGCCAAGAAAGAAGGGTTTGAGCAAATCGCCGAGATTTTTCTCGTCTCAGCCGAAAATGAAAAGGAACATGCCAGCTGGTTGTTTAAGTTGATTAATGAGCTGAAGAAGAAAAGCGATGAAAATTTGGATGAAATTAAAGTTGAAGCATCGGCTCCAACAGTTCTTGGTACTACTGCCGAGAATCTGAAAGACGCAATCGCCGGAGAGCATCACGAGCATACAGAAATGTATCCTGAGTTTGCTGATACTGCCGAAGAAGAAGGTTTTCCTGAAATTGCCAGGAGATTGCGGGCAATTGCCAAAGCAGAAGAACATCATGAAGAAAGATATAAAAAATTACTAAAAGAAGTAGAAGCCGGTACGATTTTCAAAAAGACAAGGGAAGTTGACTGGGTGTGTTTGGAATGCGGATATGTTCACTTTGGAACAGAGCCGCCAGAGAGATGCCCTTCATGTGACCACGGAAGAAGCTTTTATCAGGTTAAATGCGAGGAATACTGA
- a CDS encoding desulfoferrodoxin, producing the protein MIGKLPENIEQNQIYKCNVCGNIVEVLHVGVGELVCCGQPMELLKEKTEDVGQEKHIPVIEKTETGIKVRVGSVPHPMEERHYIEWVVLITDGRVYRKFLRPGDNPEAEFEIKAERIEAREYCNIHGLWKSWK; encoded by the coding sequence ATGATTGGAAAATTGCCTGAAAATATAGAACAAAATCAAATCTACAAATGCAATGTCTGTGGGAATATTGTCGAGGTTTTACATGTGGGAGTTGGAGAGCTCGTTTGTTGTGGACAGCCGATGGAACTACTCAAGGAAAAAACAGAGGACGTTGGCCAAGAGAAACATATACCGGTGATTGAAAAGACGGAGACGGGAATAAAAGTGAGAGTCGGTTCAGTTCCTCATCCAATGGAAGAACGCCATTACATTGAGTGGGTAGTGCTAATTACAGACGGCAGGGTTTACAGGAAGTTCTTGAGGCCTGGCGATAATCCAGAAGCAGAGTTTGAGATAAAAGCGGAGAGAATCGAAGCAAGAGAATACTGCAATATCCACGGTTTGTGGAAATCATGGAAATAA
- a CDS encoding HD domain-containing protein gives MKVVKDPIHGYILLDDLALELIDTPEMQRLRRIRQLGLSNLVYPGANHTRFEHSLGTLHLADQLLGQLDVAGKDRGEVRAAALLHDVGHGPFSHAMEGLIIQHTGRSHDDVEKLISNSTIAEVLDAHSLDPAHIAQLIKGETAYGQLINSELDVDRMDYLTRDAHYTGVAYGVIDYVRLIHEMEIQNQNLVVGEGGLQAVESLLVSRFLMHPTVYYHHVSRIGEAMLVHAVEALLRAGLEPAMLREMDDYELIMTLRSSEGYSRDIIARIDQRRLFKRALYVGKDMVNVEKMLMLRGQTEKIENEIAEEAGVQEGYVLLDIPRRPEIIEMRAKILVNGKMKRLDEASHLVNILVDVQWDNWKLGVYAPEEYKGAVEQVAKEMLDVKKPLVQQRFC, from the coding sequence ATGAAAGTCGTCAAAGACCCAATCCATGGATATATATTACTTGATGACCTCGCGCTCGAGTTAATTGACACTCCCGAGATGCAGCGCCTCAGGCGCATTCGCCAGTTGGGCCTATCGAATCTCGTCTATCCAGGCGCAAATCACACCAGGTTCGAGCACTCGCTTGGCACGCTGCATTTGGCAGACCAGCTCTTGGGTCAGTTGGACGTCGCTGGCAAGGATAGAGGTGAAGTTCGGGCGGCTGCATTGCTACATGACGTTGGGCATGGGCCATTCTCTCATGCCATGGAAGGACTGATAATTCAACATACGGGCAGGAGTCATGACGATGTGGAAAAATTGATTTCAAATAGCACGATCGCAGAAGTATTAGACGCACATTCGCTGGACCCTGCGCATATAGCTCAACTCATCAAAGGTGAAACGGCATATGGGCAGTTGATAAACAGCGAGCTTGATGTGGACAGAATGGATTACCTGACTAGAGATGCCCATTATACAGGCGTCGCATATGGGGTCATCGACTATGTGCGATTGATACATGAGATGGAGATTCAAAACCAAAATCTGGTGGTGGGAGAGGGAGGACTACAGGCCGTAGAATCCCTATTGGTGTCGCGCTTTCTAATGCACCCTACCGTCTATTATCATCATGTGAGCAGGATTGGCGAGGCTATGCTGGTGCATGCTGTTGAGGCATTACTCCGAGCAGGACTGGAACCGGCTATGCTGAGAGAGATGGACGATTATGAACTGATAATGACACTGCGGAGCTCGGAGGGATATTCACGCGATATCATCGCACGGATTGATCAGCGAAGGCTGTTCAAACGCGCGCTGTACGTCGGGAAGGACATGGTAAACGTCGAAAAGATGCTAATGCTGAGGGGGCAAACGGAAAAAATCGAGAACGAAATCGCAGAAGAGGCAGGCGTCCAGGAAGGATATGTATTATTGGACATCCCCAGGCGACCGGAAATAATCGAGATGAGGGCAAAGATACTGGTCAATGGCAAGATGAAGCGGCTGGACGAGGCATCACATTTAGTGAATATACTGGTAGATGTGCAGTGGGATAATTGGAAATTGGGAGTATATGCGCCAGAGGAATACAAAGGTGCTGTTGAGCAGGTGGCAAAGGAGATGCTCGATGTTAAAAAACCCCTTGTCCAGCAGAGATTTTGCTGA
- a CDS encoding UPF0175 family protein, whose product MSQLISVRLPEDIHTELDHLSKAEDKDKSAIIRELLTRGIKEKRLDKAIELYSQGKITLWKAARTADVSLWKIIEVLREKHVELQYGPEELKEDLKALEESP is encoded by the coding sequence ATGAGCCAATTAATATCGGTGAGATTGCCTGAGGACATACACACTGAACTAGATCACCTCTCAAAAGCAGAGGACAAAGACAAATCGGCGATAATAAGAGAACTATTAACCAGAGGAATCAAAGAAAAGAGATTGGATAAAGCCATCGAGTTATACAGCCAAGGAAAAATCACCCTCTGGAAAGCAGCAAGGACGGCAGACGTATCCCTCTGGAAAATAATCGAGGTTCTCAGGGAAAAGCATGTCGAACTTCAATACGGGCCAGAAGAACTCAAAGAAGACCTAAAAGCCTTAGAGGAGTCCCCTTGA
- a CDS encoding DUF3368 domain-containing protein — MRVVSNSTPLIYLAKTNKLSLLREVFKTVIIPREVFNEVVVRGRKEGYSEVVAIEEAIRGKWLQVKDAKVDLKLFEIAREIDRGEAEAISLGRNIKADLILIDDATGRKVAESLGLNAKGTLYVILRGLKKNVLSKKIAKDYILELASSGFRLSPEVLGGVLREIEKIRD; from the coding sequence TTGAGAGTAGTTTCTAACTCAACCCCCCTGATATATTTAGCCAAGACGAACAAGCTATCATTGTTAAGAGAGGTTTTCAAAACAGTTATTATCCCGCGCGAGGTTTTCAATGAAGTGGTAGTAAGGGGCAGAAAGGAAGGTTATTCTGAAGTTGTCGCAATAGAAGAGGCGATACGAGGCAAATGGTTGCAGGTCAAAGATGCAAAAGTTGACCTTAAACTCTTTGAGATCGCTAGAGAGATCGATAGAGGTGAGGCCGAAGCTATCTCTCTGGGCAGAAATATAAAAGCGGACTTGATCTTGATCGATGATGCCACTGGGCGAAAGGTAGCCGAGAGCCTCGGGCTGAATGCAAAGGGAACCCTATACGTGATTCTACGTGGATTGAAGAAAAATGTGCTCTCAAAAAAGATTGCAAAAGACTACATTCTCGAGCTGGCCTCATCAGGATTTAGATTATCGCCTGAGGTTCTTGGAGGAGTTCTAAGGGAAATTGAAAAAATAAGGGATTAA
- the cofD gene encoding 2-phospho-L-lactate transferase: MIILSGGTGTPKLLNGLKRIIPQEEITTIVNTAEDRWVSGNLVCPDIDTVLYTFADLIDESRWWGIRDDTFYTHEALKKLGYHESMKLGDQDRATHIIRSELIKNGYTLTQSIYELRYLFGITAKISPMSDDPVATMILTPEGEMHFQNFWITHKGKPEVLDVRFVGLDKAEPTPEVMNALKSEDTVIIGPSNPITSIGPILRLKGIRSMLQKKRVIAISPIVGNNPVSGPAGKLMTAKGYEVSSAGVAQCYADFLDVLVVDQRDNCVPPDVRVVKTDTMMGSVEKSIELARFIVGLTWG; the protein is encoded by the coding sequence ATGATAATACTCTCTGGTGGAACTGGAACTCCAAAGTTGTTGAATGGTTTGAAGCGAATAATCCCCCAAGAAGAGATAACTACAATCGTGAACACTGCCGAAGACAGGTGGGTTTCTGGAAATCTGGTGTGCCCTGATATTGATACGGTCCTTTATACATTCGCAGACTTGATCGATGAGAGCCGATGGTGGGGCATCAGAGATGATACATTCTACACGCATGAAGCGCTGAAAAAATTAGGATATCATGAATCGATGAAATTGGGGGATCAGGATAGAGCGACACATATCATTCGTTCTGAGTTGATCAAGAATGGCTATACGCTGACACAATCCATATACGAACTAAGATATCTGTTTGGAATTACGGCTAAAATATCGCCGATGAGCGACGATCCAGTTGCTACGATGATTCTTACGCCAGAAGGGGAGATGCATTTCCAGAACTTCTGGATCACGCACAAGGGAAAACCAGAGGTATTGGATGTCAGATTTGTAGGTCTTGATAAAGCAGAGCCGACGCCAGAGGTGATGAATGCACTAAAGTCCGAGGATACGGTAATCATCGGCCCGTCCAATCCCATCACCAGTATTGGACCAATCCTAAGATTGAAAGGCATCAGGTCAATGCTGCAAAAAAAGAGAGTGATCGCCATATCTCCAATCGTTGGAAATAATCCTGTGAGCGGCCCTGCTGGAAAGCTCATGACTGCAAAGGGTTATGAGGTCTCATCTGCTGGTGTTGCACAGTGCTATGCTGATTTCCTAGATGTGCTAGTGGTTGACCAGAGGGATAATTGCGTTCCTCCAGATGTTAGGGTGGTGAAGACGGACACGATGATGGGCTCTGTGGAGAAAAGCATAGAACTGGCAAGATTTATTGTTGGATTAACATGGGGATGA
- a CDS encoding class I SAM-dependent methyltransferase: MKNNEEYYQHIKKYGKLAHIYDLFTFHIRGIREKVVDIVELERNSKVLDVGTGTGAQALAFSKRGCSVVGIDLSKDMLSVAMLKSRIREKGDGANVTFSLSDAANMPFKDDSFDICCISFALHHMPIEVGKRVLKEIIRVTKGDGCIIIVDYALYKEMNKIKRWLFLRLASLFESKYFKEFIQLDFEDLVEKSKLKIEMQISVMLGFAKISKCKIKK; this comes from the coding sequence GTGAAGAATAACGAAGAGTATTATCAGCATATAAAGAAATATGGGAAGCTGGCCCATATATATGATCTGTTCACCTTTCACATACGAGGAATAAGGGAGAAGGTCGTGGACATCGTTGAATTAGAAAGGAACTCAAAAGTATTAGATGTCGGTACTGGAACAGGTGCCCAAGCGTTAGCGTTTTCTAAGAGAGGTTGCTCAGTGGTTGGAATTGACCTATCCAAGGATATGCTAAGTGTGGCAATGTTGAAATCTCGGATCCGTGAAAAGGGAGATGGCGCAAATGTCACATTCAGCCTATCAGATGCCGCCAATATGCCATTTAAGGACGATTCCTTTGATATCTGTTGTATCTCTTTCGCCCTTCATCACATGCCGATAGAGGTCGGGAAGAGGGTTCTGAAAGAAATCATTAGGGTGACCAAGGGAGACGGTTGCATAATTATCGTCGATTACGCTTTATATAAAGAAATGAACAAAATCAAGCGATGGTTGTTTCTGCGGTTGGCATCACTTTTTGAATCGAAGTATTTTAAGGAATTTATCCAATTGGATTTTGAGGATTTGGTCGAGAAATCTAAGCTCAAAATAGAAATGCAGATTTCAGTAATGCTGGGATTTGCAAAAATCTCGAAATGCAAGATAAAAAAGTGA
- a CDS encoding DUF763 domain-containing protein, with protein MKRTGITNLPLHRGKAPRWLFDRMVRLAGGITEVVVYEYGQEEFLRRVADSYWFQAFSCVLGFDWHSSGTTTTTCGALKIGTRFRRAWH; from the coding sequence TTGAAGCGCACGGGAATTACAAATCTCCCATTGCACAGGGGAAAAGCTCCAAGATGGCTATTTGATAGAATGGTCAGATTGGCAGGAGGCATCACTGAGGTCGTCGTATATGAATATGGACAGGAGGAATTCTTAAGGCGAGTTGCAGACTCTTACTGGTTTCAGGCGTTCTCCTGCGTCCTTGGTTTTGATTGGCACTCGTCCGGGACGACTACCACGACATGCGGCGCCCTAAAGATTGGCACTCGATTCCGAAGAGCTTGGCATTAA
- a CDS encoding DUF763 domain-containing protein yields the protein MALDSEELGIKVAGGKGRTSRKTLAEIEKTADLFTLSTSEIEKLKYSSRMSAKVDNSCVQDGYQLYHHCFIFTEKGEWVVVQQGMNDRYARRYHWLSDNVECFVEEPHTGICCDRVENMTLDLTAKESSETRKTSLDLIRDDPMHLIKYFKPVKQKLLTEFQQLSMPVHHPILDIDITERGMKTLQKAYEIQPESYEELVSLRGLGAKKMRALALISDLVYGTRPSWKDPVKYSFSHGGKDGHPYPVDRAVYDNSIQMLKDAVEGVKLDDKDRYYAIKRLREFCVV from the coding sequence TTGGCACTCGATTCCGAAGAGCTTGGCATTAAAGTCGCAGGCGGCAAGGGCAGAACATCGAGAAAGACGCTTGCTGAGATCGAGAAGACAGCGGATTTGTTCACTTTATCCACAAGCGAGATCGAAAAACTAAAGTATTCGAGCAGGATGTCAGCCAAGGTCGACAATAGTTGCGTCCAGGATGGATACCAGCTCTACCACCATTGTTTTATATTTACCGAGAAGGGGGAGTGGGTAGTTGTACAACAGGGCATGAACGACAGATATGCAAGGCGCTATCACTGGCTATCTGACAACGTTGAGTGTTTTGTGGAAGAACCGCATACCGGTATTTGCTGCGACAGGGTTGAAAACATGACTCTGGATTTGACCGCCAAAGAGAGTTCTGAGACGAGAAAGACGAGCCTTGACCTGATTAGAGACGACCCTATGCACCTGATAAAATATTTCAAACCCGTAAAGCAGAAACTGCTCACAGAATTTCAACAGCTGTCGATGCCAGTTCATCATCCCATCCTCGACATCGACATTACCGAACGAGGGATGAAAACGCTGCAGAAGGCATACGAGATACAGCCGGAGAGCTATGAAGAGCTGGTGTCGTTGAGAGGGCTGGGGGCGAAGAAGATGAGAGCGCTTGCGCTGATCTCCGACCTGGTATACGGTACGCGCCCGAGTTGGAAAGACCCAGTAAAGTACAGTTTCTCTCATGGAGGCAAGGATGGTCATCCTTATCCCGTCGACAGAGCAGTTTATGACAACTCGATTCAGATGTTAAAGGATGCGGTAGAAGGAGTTAAATTGGACGATAAAGATAGATACTATGCCATCAAGAGGCTAAGAGAGTTTTGTGTGGTGTGA
- a CDS encoding YfcE family phosphodiesterase translates to MKIGLIADTHSNLPALKAVLDVIDVDQILCAGDIVGYYPYPKEVIETVKRHKIISIRGNHDVAVLTGDTSWFNPIAASAIEWTRDNISQSGMKFLEKLPAQLMFEDVTIVHGSPHDPNEYVYPTTSPAKLEKFLDQVSKKVLVLGHTHVQWSFELGGRKIINPGAVGQPRDGNPKAAYAIFDTKSEEFTMHRIEYDVEETASKTLEVGLPQHMARRLFFGL, encoded by the coding sequence ATGAAAATAGGGCTCATAGCAGATACACATTCTAATCTACCTGCGCTAAAAGCAGTGCTCGATGTCATCGATGTAGACCAAATCTTATGTGCTGGCGACATCGTCGGATATTATCCCTACCCCAAGGAGGTCATTGAGACTGTGAAGAGACACAAAATCATTTCGATCAGGGGGAATCATGACGTTGCAGTGCTAACCGGAGACACGTCCTGGTTCAATCCAATTGCCGCCTCTGCAATCGAGTGGACGCGCGATAACATTTCCCAGAGTGGGATGAAATTTCTTGAAAAACTTCCGGCGCAGCTCATGTTCGAGGACGTTACCATAGTCCATGGCAGTCCACATGATCCAAATGAATACGTATATCCAACAACATCGCCTGCCAAACTGGAAAAATTTTTGGATCAAGTGAGCAAAAAGGTCTTAGTTCTTGGTCATACGCATGTTCAATGGAGTTTCGAGCTCGGAGGCCGAAAAATAATCAATCCTGGGGCAGTGGGACAACCGCGTGATGGAAATCCAAAGGCAGCTTATGCTATCTTTGATACAAAGTCGGAAGAATTTACGATGCACAGAATTGAATATGATGTCGAGGAAACGGCATCAAAGACGCTCGAAGTTGGGCTGCCTCAGCACATGGCACGTCGCCTGTTCTTTGGCCTATAA
- a CDS encoding triphosphoribosyl-dephospho-CoA synthase produces MNPKYIARCAQIAMLLEVSATPKPGNVDRDHDFADLRYEHFLASAIGVGHVFERAAVNDNKVGSLIREAVEESAKWNGGRNTHFGTFLLLVPLIVAAGKGDVRAVNDVVRNTTVEDAIELYKAFKCVDVYLEDIDDLNVKDATSVDEIRRRGLTLYDIIQISAEHDGIAQEWVRDFSRTLAGARMLAEKAKEMSMNDAIVHSYLALLAERPDTLVQKKFGSSVAEEVGRKASAVLKERNIDAIRRFDDELIRRKINPGTTADIVAASLFVHLLEEYDEIA; encoded by the coding sequence ATGAATCCTAAATACATCGCCAGATGTGCTCAAATCGCCATGCTCTTGGAGGTGTCCGCCACGCCAAAACCAGGCAACGTCGACAGGGACCATGATTTTGCTGACCTTAGATACGAGCATTTTTTGGCTTCTGCAATTGGAGTTGGACATGTGTTCGAGAGGGCGGCCGTGAACGATAATAAAGTCGGGTCGCTGATTAGGGAAGCCGTCGAGGAAAGTGCAAAATGGAACGGCGGCAGAAACACTCATTTCGGCACGTTTCTTCTGCTGGTTCCGCTGATAGTGGCAGCTGGCAAAGGTGATGTCCGTGCAGTAAATGATGTCGTGCGCAATACCACCGTCGAAGATGCTATCGAGCTTTATAAGGCATTCAAATGCGTTGATGTATATTTGGAGGACATTGACGATTTGAATGTGAAGGACGCAACTTCGGTCGACGAAATTAGAAGGAGAGGATTGACGCTGTACGATATTATACAGATATCTGCCGAGCACGATGGAATCGCGCAGGAATGGGTGCGCGATTTTTCAAGGACGTTAGCCGGTGCCAGAATGCTGGCGGAAAAAGCGAAGGAGATGAGCATGAACGATGCCATTGTGCATAGTTATCTCGCACTTCTCGCCGAGCGGCCTGATACCCTGGTTCAGAAGAAGTTTGGGTCATCTGTAGCAGAAGAGGTCGGCAGAAAGGCTTCTGCGGTGCTGAAAGAAAGAAATATAGATGCCATACGCCGATTTGATGATGAATTGATTCGGAGGAAGATAAACCCAGGCACCACTGCTGACATCGTGGCAGCCTCCTTGTTCGTGCACCTTCTGGAGGAATACGATGAGATTGCATGA
- a CDS encoding DUF447 family protein translates to MRLHDFGILDGISEVIATTISKDGRPNAAPIGIISDDIMHVRLYPDTHTYSNIKATKKLVANVVNDPFLFMLSALGDLGERGFYVVDGLPVLRCADAWASFECEEDKRDSTLIHLHLVRGKVIRKRVRAINRGANAVIEATVHATRYAATKDEKYLEWIAHYEGVVKKCGGAREKEAMKKLREFLKK, encoded by the coding sequence ATGAGATTGCATGATTTCGGCATACTGGACGGCATATCAGAGGTCATTGCTACTACGATATCGAAGGATGGAAGACCAAATGCTGCGCCGATTGGCATAATCTCGGATGACATCATGCACGTGAGATTGTATCCTGATACGCACACATATTCGAACATCAAGGCGACGAAAAAACTTGTTGCTAACGTCGTGAACGACCCGTTTTTGTTTATGTTATCCGCACTGGGAGATTTAGGCGAGAGGGGGTTCTATGTAGTCGATGGGTTGCCGGTGCTGAGATGCGCAGACGCCTGGGCGTCATTTGAGTGCGAAGAGGATAAACGAGATAGTACTTTGATACATTTGCATCTTGTAAGGGGCAAGGTCATTCGAAAGAGAGTGCGGGCGATAAACAGGGGGGCTAACGCCGTAATCGAGGCGACGGTACATGCCACACGCTACGCAGCTACAAAGGATGAAAAATATCTGGAGTGGATTGCGCATTACGAGGGGGTCGTGAAAAAGTGCGGAGGGGCGCGCGAAAAAGAGGCGATGAAAAAGTTGAGGGAGTTCTTGAAGAAGTAG